CCGCCCATTGCAACCGTGCCGTCAGCAGAGACGAGCACGGGCGGTACGTCTTCGTCGATTCCGCCGCCGAAGACGTAAACACCGCCGGCTTTCGCCTCATCAATCACAGCGTGAGCGTCGCGGCCTACCGCTCCCCATTCGCCATCGGGCACAACCATTGCTGCGCTTGGAAAAGAGATCAGGTATTTGGCCATGGTGCTCCTCCTGGGAATTGACGGCGGTCCTGAAGCGTGTGCGCGGCCTAACGACCCGGCTTCAGCGGCGAGGCCGCAGGACGAAGCCCGCTGCAAGCCGATGTCGGGGTGCTAGGGTTCCGGAATCTCCAGATCACGGCAAATCTTCCTGACCAGCCATTCGTTGATCTCGCGATGGCGAGGAACCGCCGTGGACTTCCGGGTGGGGCGATTCACGAAGACCGAATGCCGCGAGCCCTCCCGAAAGAACTCGCAACCATGCGCCTGAAGATGGCGGACGAGATCGGCCCGCTTCAAGAAATGAGAAGAGGCTCGCGGATGACCGCGTCGCCCCCCAGCTGCTCCTCAGCAAGAGCCCGGTTCGCCTCGAGAACGAGTGCGACGGCTTCGTGCAGGCTCTCCCGGGCCTCATCGAGCGTCGAAGCCTGGGTGTTGGCACCCGGCAATTCCTCGACAAAGCCGATGTAACCCTCTGGAACCTTACGAAATACGGCCGTGAGCCTGAGCTCCATGCGCCCTCCTGAGTCATTGCATTCTACCCCGGTTGCCAACGATGCCCGGCACCTCGAACGATTCGGCGTCAGCGGTGGCGCGAAGCGACATCCGCTGGACGCCGTTGTTAGCCCGCGAGCATTTTCTCGTATTCGGCGTGTGGCCCGATCCAGAACCAGACGATCTCGCCGCCGTCCACCGTCCCGGCAGCGCGGTAACCGCCGCTGATTCGGGCCGAATAGATCAGCAGGTTCGGATGCACTCGCTTGAACCGCAGCCCTGGATGCGATGGATTCGCGAGGAACCGCGTGTACGCCTCACGCGCGTGAACCTGAACCGATTCGGGCAGATCCGCAAAGAGACGACGAAAGCCCGCGGTGGTGCGGGATCTCAAAGCTTTTCTGGATCGAGCTCGAGAGTGCGGCCGGCGCGATGCTCTGCGATCGCCTCCCCGGCCATCTTTTCGAGTAACC
The nucleotide sequence above comes from Thermoanaerobaculia bacterium. Encoded proteins:
- a CDS encoding transcription initiation protein yields the protein MAKYLISFPSAAMVVPDGEWGAVGRDAHAVIDEAKAGGVYVFGGGIDEDVPPVLVSADGTVAMGGYPWAPTLDGGFTVLELPSRDEAIAWAARIARACRCDQELRVFGFDPQS
- a CDS encoding type II toxin-antitoxin system HicA family toxin, yielding MKRADLVRHLQAHGCEFFREGSRHSVFVNRPTRKSTAVPRHREINEWLVRKICRDLEIPEP
- a CDS encoding type II toxin-antitoxin system HicB family antitoxin, with the protein product MELRLTAVFRKVPEGYIGFVEELPGANTQASTLDEARESLHEAVALVLEANRALAEEQLGGDAVIREPLLIS